One region of Yersinia bercovieri ATCC 43970 genomic DNA includes:
- the rpsF gene encoding 30S ribosomal protein S6, giving the protein MRHYEIVFMVHPDQSEQVPGMIERYSATITNAAGTIHRLEDWGRRQLAYPINKLHKAHYVLLNVEAPQEAIDELETNFRFNDAVIRSMVMRVKHAVTEASPMVKAKDERRERHDFASEANDDSEAGDSEE; this is encoded by the coding sequence ATGCGTCATTACGAAATCGTTTTTATGGTCCATCCTGACCAAAGCGAACAGGTTCCGGGCATGATCGAGCGCTATAGTGCAACTATCACTAATGCTGCTGGTACGATCCACCGTCTGGAAGACTGGGGCCGCCGTCAACTGGCTTACCCGATCAATAAACTGCACAAAGCTCACTACGTTCTGCTGAACGTTGAAGCCCCGCAGGAAGCGATCGATGAGCTGGAAACAAACTTCCGCTTCAACGACGCCGTTATCCGTAGCATGGTTATGCGCGTTAAACACGCGGTAACTGAAGCATCACCAATGGTTAAAGCGAAAGACGAACGCCGTGAGCGTCACGACTTCGCGTCAGAAGCCAATGATGATTCCGAAGCTGGGGATTCTGAAGAGTAA
- the priB gene encoding primosomal replication protein N produces the protein MVTTNRLVLSGTVCKTPVRKVSPSGIPHCQFVLEHRSTQQEAGFSRQTWCRMPIVVSGQTSQALTHSITVGSQLTVEGFISCHQGRNGLNKLVLHAEQIEFIDSGD, from the coding sequence GTGGTGACCACTAATCGTCTGGTACTCTCTGGCACTGTGTGCAAGACCCCGGTTCGAAAAGTAAGTCCTTCTGGTATCCCGCACTGCCAATTTGTGCTTGAGCATAGATCAACACAGCAGGAAGCCGGATTTAGCCGACAAACATGGTGCAGAATGCCCATCGTTGTTAGCGGGCAAACGTCACAAGCATTAACTCACAGTATAACGGTCGGCAGTCAGTTAACCGTTGAAGGCTTCATTAGCTGCCATCAAGGCCGCAATGGGCTAAACAAACTGGTTCTGCATGCCGAGCAGATTGAATTTATAGATTCTGGAGACTAG
- the rpsR gene encoding 30S ribosomal protein S18, whose protein sequence is MARYFRRRKFCRFTAEGVVEIDYKDIATLKNYITESGKIVPSRITGTRAKFQRQLARCIKRARYLSLLPYTDRHQ, encoded by the coding sequence ATGGCACGTTATTTCCGTCGTCGCAAGTTCTGCCGTTTCACCGCGGAAGGCGTTGTAGAGATTGATTATAAAGATATCGCTACGCTGAAAAACTATATCACTGAAAGTGGTAAAATTGTCCCGAGCCGTATTACCGGTACTCGTGCAAAATTCCAGCGTCAGCTCGCTCGTTGTATCAAGCGCGCTCGCTACCTGTCTTTGTTGCCGTACACTGATCGTCATCAGTAA
- the rplI gene encoding 50S ribosomal protein L9 has translation MQVILLDKVANLGSLGDQVNVKAGYARNFLVPQGKAVPATKKNVEFFEARRAELEAKLADVLAAAEARATKINELGSVTIASKSGDEGKLFGSIGTRDIADAVTAAGVAVTKSEVRLPNGVLRTTGEHEVHFQVHSDVFAKLNVIVVAEA, from the coding sequence ATGCAAGTTATTCTGCTTGATAAAGTAGCAAACCTGGGCAGCCTGGGTGACCAAGTGAACGTTAAAGCGGGCTACGCTCGTAACTTCCTGGTTCCACAAGGTAAAGCTGTTCCGGCAACTAAGAAAAATGTCGAGTTCTTTGAAGCACGCCGTGCAGAATTGGAAGCCAAATTGGCTGACGTTCTGGCTGCAGCTGAAGCTCGCGCAACCAAAATTAACGAACTGGGCAGTGTCACTATCGCTTCTAAATCTGGCGATGAAGGCAAACTGTTCGGCTCTATCGGTACTCGTGACATCGCTGATGCTGTAACTGCAGCTGGCGTTGCCGTGACCAAGAGCGAAGTTCGTCTGCCGAATGGCGTTCTGCGTACTACTGGTGAGCATGAAGTTCACTTCCAGGTACACAGCGACGTGTTCGCAAAACTGAACGTGATCGTGGTTGCAGAAGCGTAA